One region of Armigeres subalbatus isolate Guangzhou_Male chromosome 3, GZ_Asu_2, whole genome shotgun sequence genomic DNA includes:
- the LOC134223343 gene encoding putative trypsin-6: protein MVLLLKCSRKVGLFALLLLLSIFSVSAQWGNQQPQQPPQGQQHPQGQPQQQPAGYYPPNPQSQKNPQDGYYVISYPQETQGNPQQYPPGQGGQGGQGGSSYPSPGMGGSDNDDQQQECTDRATMVVGGTSVQWNDAPFMASLRDIANDRYNNFGNGHFCGGILISPYFVLTAASCIANRMPGDIGVVVGTLNRRKQASFTQLMFVQKMIPHPSYTFLTGGHDIGVILLKTSAFVGARVRLASLAYQDPRPGSECSLYGWGKTTPNGQHYSDCLRKAMVSIQDLEECKRNFERVNIKIPPSVFCAGFFGGGSDVCQGDIGGPVVCDGNLQGIINNKVGCGDKSVGKIYTNVYSFRSWIDYTINLLKSEFEHVYPEGSLDMRSAARQDAAATDKPQSSGVAEKCLSIGLALITGVLLLLA, encoded by the exons ATGGTGCTTTTACTGAAGTGCTCTCGAAAGGTTGGGCTATTCGCTCTGCTGCTTCTTCTCTCCATCTTCTCCGTATCGGCACAGTGGGGTAATCAGCAACCGCAGCAGCCCCCACAAGGACAGCAGCATCCGCAAGGACAACCGCAGCAGCAACCAGCCGGATACTATCCACCGAACCCACAATCGCAGAAGAATCCTCAAGATGGCTATTACGTGATCTCCTATCCGCAAGAAACGCAAGGAAATCCTCAGCAGTATCCTCCGGGCCAAGGTGGCCAGGGTGGCCAGGGCGGTTCTTCCTATCCAA GTCCCGGAATGGGCGGATCAGACAACGACGATCAGCAACAGGAGTGTACTGACCGCGCAACAATGGTCGTCGGTGGCACGAGTGTTCAGTGGAACGATGCTCCGTTTATGGCGTCATTGAGGGACATTGCAAACGATCGGTACAACAACTTCGGCAATGGTCACTTTTGCGGAGGAATCCTGATTAGCCCGTATTTCGTGCTTACCGCGGCTTCTTGCATTGCGAACCGTATGCCCGGCGATATTGGAGTCGTCGTAGGCACCCTAAACCGGCGAAAGCAAGCTTCCTTTACGCAGTTGATGTTTGTTCAAAAAATGATCCCCCATCCGTCGTACACTTTCCTAACTGGGGGTCACGACATCGGGGTGATTTTACTCAAGACGTCTGCTTTTGTGGGTGCACGTGTTAGGCTCGCCTCTCTTGCCTACCAGGATCCCCGTCCCGGAAGCGAATGTTCGTTGTATGGATGGGGAAAAACAACGCCAAATGGGCAGCACTATTCGGACTGTCTTCGTAAGGCTATGGTGTCCATACAAGATCTAGAGGAATGCAAGCGTAACTTCGAAAGAGTAAACATAAAGATCCCCCCATCTGTGTTCTGCGCTGGGTTCTTCGGTGGAGGATCAGATGTATGCCAAGGAGATATTGGCGGTCCGGTGGTTTGTGATGGCAACTTGCAAGGAATTATCAACAATAAAGTTGGATGTGGAGACAAATCTGTTGGCAAGATTTATACCAACGTCTACAGCTTCCGGAGCTGGATCGACTACACGATTAACCTTTTGAAGAGTG AGTTTGAGCATGTCTATCCCGAGGGATCGCTGGATATGAGAAGTGCAGCACGACAGGATGCAGCCGCAACGGATAAACCACAGTCGTCCGGTGTTGCTGAAAAGTGTTTATCAATTGGACTAGCTCTCATAACTGGTGTGTTACTATTGTTGGCTTGA